The genomic stretch ACTATACTATAAAGCATTATATGCAAGGTTTAAACCAAAAGTAAATGGAGAAAGAGATTATATAATAAATTTTTATGAGAACTTATCAAAATACTTTACAAAAGACGGAAAGCTAAAAATAAACGAACTTATGAAAAAATATATAGAGTATATAAAAAAACGTGGAGGACAGATGTTTAAAGGAAAAAAATTATATGAAGGAGTATATCAATATAATCTTGATATATTTTTAAATACATATATGGAAGAATTAGGAGGAGAAGTATTAACAGAAGTAGAAGTAGGTGGGGGAAAGATAGATTTACTAATAAGATATAAAGAACAAAAATATCTGATAGAAATAAAAAGAAATCCAGGACCGAAAAAATATGAAAATGCCAAAAAACAATTGTTAGAATACTTAAAGAGAATTGGATTAAAAGAAGGGTGGTTAATAATATACTCTAATGCAATAAAAGATTTTGAATATATAACAGAAGAAGAAAATGGAATAAAATTACATATTTGGTTTATAAAAACAAATTTGAAAGTCCTTCGAAAATGAATTGAAGGGGGGTTATTGGGAACTATCCAAAATTCTACTTAAATTATTAATAGTTGATTAATGATGATTATTGTGAAATAATAGTGATTATCTATATAATTTTTGTGAGGTGCGTCTAAATGAGACGAGCTTTCGGACTATTAAGCATAATAATATTTTTTATTTTTACAAGTGTTAGTATTTTTATTAATAAAAATTGGTGGAATATTCTCAGCTATACTTTCAGCAAACTTGGAAAACCTGCGCTTGCTTTATCGTCATGGATTTTTTCTGTAGGAGTCATAATCGGTGGAATTTTTATGAGTATCCATGGATTTCTTGTTATTTCACACTCCGAAAATAAACTTAAAATTGTTGGAGGCTCTTATGTTATAATATCAGGAATTTTTATGATTCTTTCTGGGGTTTTCTCTGATGGGACGAAATCACACGATTTTATAGCGCTTTCTACATTCTTGTTTTTCTATACTGGAAACCTATTATACGGTCTTGGAAGCTATGACAAGAAGATTAGAAATTGCTTTATAACCATTTTTATTGCCGCAATTGTTGGACTTTTACTCCCAATATGGCCGTCACTCGGGATCCTTGAAGTTTATGGTTTATCTTTGGTTGTTATTGAATGTATACTAATTATCTATGAAAAAGACTAATTTATTTGATGAAAAACTAATAGAATCTCTATTTTATTTGGATTTGTGAAATTTGGAGATATAACATTATAATATGCATTATATATTATATCATCTTTCGTTAATACACAAAATATCGGTAGATTCTTATCGCATTTATTATTTTAATTTAAAAATTTTCATCCTCGATATAAACAGATTGATATTTTAAAAATAATAGTAAATCGTCAAATATCAATGTATAAAAGCTTAATTTTTATACATTTGCCGAAGTAAGCAAATTTGCAACTTTTCTTTTATGATTTAATATGGATTTTAATGTTGGATATCGCGATAATAAATTCAGCAGAACAGGAGAATCTATTTCTGAGAAATAATTTAATAATTCTGGCATATATTTAATCATGCTGTGCAAGCAGAATGATTAGATATTTTTTATTTAGAAATAATCCAATTCTTTATAAAAAACATTCGTTTTTTATAACTGTGTTTTTAAAGATGCAAGGTTTTTAGCAATATTTTTTCTAAATCAACATTAGAATTATCAATGCTATACAATACAACAAGAACTAAATCAAATCATACTAAATAATTATTATACTTAAATATTATTATATGTATTATAATTTTCTATTTTAATTATACACGGTCAAAATCGGGAAAAAGATAAAAAACACCGGGGCAAAATAAAATCCCTGGTGTTTTTTTATGACCTCAATTTTAAATTGATTCTTTTTAAAGCCTCTGCATTTGTGGAGTATTCCTGGAAATAACTGTTTTTCAATTCCATTTGGTTCAAATGTTTTCTTGACAAATAAAGTTTTTGATTATTCGCTCTTTTTTTAGAGAACAGAAAAGTAAACATATCTTACTATTTATAATTCAGTTTATTATTGTTTTATATAAACATATAAATTAAACTTATTTTTAATTGTTTTATTAATATAAATAAATAAAAATTTAATAATAAAAACATAAAAATAGTAACAATTATATAAAATTATCAAATATAAGAAATGAAAAATTTGCTCAGATGTTATTTTTTTTTTGCTAAAATAATTATAAATTGAATAAATGAAAATAAAAATTTTAAATCATATATAATATAAAAATAAATAAGTCAAGAAATTTTGCTATTTTTTCCTAGTTAAAAAAATCACATTATCACTAAAAATAGTCTTAATTATGAAAACAAGAGAATAATCAGTTCTACTAACTTCAGAAGCAGTGCTTAGTAAATGTTAAGGAGAAAGTTATAAATTGAACAAAATCATCCTGCTTACGCAACATGATTTGAAATTTCAGAAATAATAAAGCAATCAATATAATAAAAATAGTAAGGATATAAGTATTAGATTTTATATATTTATTATAAGCAAAATTAAGATAAAAGTGTATAATTTCACCTTATCGAATTAAATAAATAAATAAATAGTTAATTTAATTATATTATACACCAGGGAGGTAAAACCTTTTTCAAGGTAATGTGAAAGTATTGTAAACATAGTACTTTTAGAATTTTGGAAGATAGTAAAAATTAAATCATGAAAGGAGGTGAAAAAATGAAGAGAAATAAAAAAATGAAAAAACCTAAATTTACAGTTGTAGAAATTACTGTGTGTATGAGCAAGACCGGTTGTGTTGTAATTCCTACATAAGTTTATAATGATTTATAAATTAATAGCAGGTTAGAATTATTAACCTGCTATTATTAAATCACATATCAAAAGAGAGAATTAAACTAATAGAAAGAATATTCCTGACAAAGATAAAATTATTTTAAAAAATAAAATTAAAAAAATGAAACGCAAAAGAATAGATAAAAAAGTTTCTCACAAATATTTTGATGCTGGACCATAAGAAAATTTCTTATTAGGTTTATGAGAATAAAAGGTATTGGAGGGATAGCAAAATGAAATTAAAAGATGGTTTAATTTATAGAGAAGAAGATTCTGTTATTTTTGATACAGAAAAAGGTAAATTAATTGAGTTAAATGAATCTGCTAATGAAATAATAAAGCGTTTAAATAATAAAACAAAAAGACAGATTATAGAAGAATTAAAGTGTCTATATCCAGATAGTCTCGAAGAAGAAATAGAAAAGTTCTTTGAAGAATTTATTTCAGATGCCCGAAAGGAAGGTATAATATATGAATAAAATATTTTCCAGTCCAATATTTGTTTGTTGGGATGTTACGTATAGATGTAACTTAAATTGTTTGCACTGTTGCTTTGGGGACAGTAATAACAATAATAATGTGAATAAAGAACTTACAACTTTAGAAGCTAAAAAATTATTTGATGAATTATCGGATTTAAAAATAATTTCCTTTCAATTCGCTGGTGGGGAACCTATGATTAGAAAAGATTTTTTTGAATTAGCCGAATATGTTTGCAAAAAAAATATTATTACAACTGTAGCAACCAATGGTTTATACATAGATAAATATGCTGCTAAAAAAATGAAAAATATAGGAATAAACGGAGTACAAATTAGTCTGGACGGAATTAATGAAGAACAACATGAGTTTATTAGAGGGGAAAATACCTTTTCAAGAACTATAGAAGCAATTCAGCACTTGATAAATGCTAAAATACCAGTTTCAGTAGCTACTTTAGTACACAAGAAAAATGTTGAAGATCTTTATACATTAATTAATTTTCTTAATAGTATTGGTGTGAAAAATATGAGATTGCAGTTTTTATTACTTCAAGGAAATGCTGTTGATAATTTAGGTGAACTATTTGTTGAGTTAAATAAGATAAAAGAAATAATTGATAGAGTTTATAATCATTCTCTTGTTAGACAAAAAAAATTTAATTTGATATTACCGTGTTTTGTTCCCAGTTTAATTGGACAAAAAGTTTTTAATACTAACAAAAGTTCATTCCTAATTAACAATTGTGGTGCAGGCACATGTAATGTAAATATTAATCCTTTTGGAGATGTGACAGCTTGTGGAATTTTAACTGATGAAAAATGGATATGTGGAAATATTCGAGAAAATTCTTTAAAAACCATTTGGAATAAAAGCAAAGGTTTTTCAATATGGAGGCAAGTTATAGAATTAAAAGGGAAATGTAGTTCCTGCGACCTCCTGGATGATTGCAGAGGAGGCTGCAGAGCTAGTGCATATCTTACAACCGGGGATATAAAAGCATCTGATCCATTGTGTTGGAGAGGAGTAGAGGCAAATGAAACGGCCTGTTAGCTGCGAATGGAATATAACAAACTATTGTAATTTGAAATGTTCATTTTGCAGTATGAATTCTACTCATCATAAAGATTTTGAAAACTTAAATATTACCAAAATAAAAGAAGTTGCAAGAAAAATCAAAGAAGTTGGATGTATATATGTTTCATTAAGTGGTGGAGAACCAATGAGTCATCCATTATTTTTTAACATTATCAAAGAACTCAGAAAAAAGAAACTCGAAGTCACTATAACAACCAATGGAACCTTTATTAATCCAAGTAATATTAAAAAACTTGAAAAGTTGGGAATTAAATGGATTCAAATTAGTTTACACGGAAATGACCCAGATATTAACAATAAAATAATGGGAGGAAATGTATATAATGTTATTAGAAAAAGTATAGAATTAGTAAAACATAGTAGTATAGGAATTTCAGTGTCCTCGGTAATAACAAATGAAAACAAAGCATCAATAAGGAAGTTACAAGAAGAATTAAAACTTAAAAATATTACACATATTACAAGAAAATGTATGTTTGTGGGTAGAGCTGCTTTAATTAAAAAAGAATTAAATATTGGTAGAAAGTTTGAAATAGAAAAAATTAGTAAAAATTGTGGATTATTTTTTGCCATAGCGGTTAATGGAGATATTCAACCATGTGGAGAATTTAAAGTAAAATTAGGTAATATATTTGAAGATAACTTAATTGATATTTGGAAAAATAGTCCGATATTAAGGATGTGCAATAAAGGTTCAAGGTGTTTGGCGGAAATATATGAAAATAATAAAAAATTCAGAACGCAGATAAATTCAATGATTTAGATATTAATTTTTATCTAAAATTAATTATGGAGGCATAAAATGGATACCGTAATTAATTGTATGAATATACACAAATCATATATTAAGAAGAAATGGTTTAAAGTTGTAAAAAGAAATGATGTACTAAATAATTTAGATATTAAAATAAAAAAAGGAGAAATTTATGGCTTACTAGGACTTAATGGGGCAGGAAAAACTACTCTTATTAGAATAATCACAGGTATTTTGTTACCAGACAAAGGAAGTGTTGAATTATTTGGAATGAGATACGATAAATATGAAAAAGAAATTAAATCCAGATTAGGAGTTGTTATGGGAGGAGATCGCTCGCTATATTGGAAACTTTCTGCAGAAGAAAATCTGGAATTTTTTGGGACTTTATATAATATACCAAAGAAAAAACTCAGAGAAAATATACAAATGTATTTGGATTATGTAGGTTTAGATGAACATAAAAAAAATCTGGTAGAAACCTATTCTAAAGGTATGAAACAAAGGTTGCTAATAGCCAAATCTTTAATAAGTGAGCCTGAAATTTTGATTTTAGACGAACCAACAGTTGGATTGGACATACAAGTAGCATTTGAATATAGAAAATTATTAAAAAAATTAAATGATGAGCTTGGCTTAACTATATTATTAACTACCCATTATTTACATGAAGCGGAGGAGTTATGCTCCAGAGTAGGTATATTAAAAGGTGGAAAGATCGTTGAAGAAGGAACAATTGATTATTTAAAGAATAAAAATAAAATGGAAGAAGTAATAGAATTTAAGCTAAAATCTGAGATGGATTATAATTTAAAAAAGGAAATTTCCAATCTTGGTATAATAAGTAAATTAACTGCTGATAACCACTTTACATATCAAGTAAAGATTAACAGCATGTATAGAGAACAAATAATTAATTTATTAATCTCTCAAAGTCGTTTACTATACCTAGAGGTAAAAGGGATTACTTTGGAAGATATAGTTTCAACCTATTTTTAAAAAGGGGTTGTTTATCGTGAAACATATATTAGCAACTGCAAAGTCAGAGTTTTTAATTTTAAAGAGGTATCCTCTGAATTTATTTTATACTATAATCTCTACTCTTTTTTTCTTATTACCACTGTTTTATATTACAAAAACTTACAATGTTGAACGAGAACAGTATTTATGGATTTTATCCGGAAGTTTGTTTTGGATGTATATATCGCAGGCATTATGGACTATAGGTCTTTCCCTCAGGAAGGAACAAGAAATAGGCACATTGGAGCAAATCTTTATGTCACCTGCCAATTTGATTTCTATAATAATAGGAAAAAGTTTAGTCACGCTTGGTATTAATAGTTTAACATTATTTGTAGGTGTACTATTAATTAGATATGTTTTTGATTGTCATATTAATTATTTATTAATGGTGATTATTCCAATAATTAGTATGCCAGCTGTTTTTGGATTCTCATATATAATATCTGGTATAGTAATAAAATTTAAAGAAATATTTGCGTTTTTACAGGTTTTAACCGGTCTATTATTTATTTTTAGCGGTGTAAGTCAACCAATAACCTTCTTACCCTATAACTTAGGAAAAGTAAGTAAATTCATAATTTTTGAAAAAATGATTTATATATTTAGACGTGTTATAATTGATTCAGCAACGCTTTCAGAAATCTCTAATGATTTGATATATATATTTATTTATGGATTGATATTAAATATAATTGCTATTTTCATATTCTATTATTTTAAGAAGAAAGTGCTTGAAAATGGAGATGGGTTATATGTTTAATAAGGCATATGTTTTTTTGAAAAAAGAGATGCTTTTTTTGATTAGATATCCAATGCAAATTATGTTTGAAACAATATTGCCTGTAATTAATATGTTACCAGCAATATTTTTAGCAATATATTTAATGTCATCCAATCATATTCAAAATTTTGAAAAAGTGACCGGAACAAAAAATTATTTTGTTTTTATCAGTATTGGGATTGTTTTTTCTATATTCAATTCGATACAAGAACAGACAGGATATCAATTGTCTAAAGAAATGTGGATGGGAACTTTAGAGCAAATCTGGATTACTCCTATAAAAAAGTTTAATTTAATATTAGGGTGGATATTCTTTAGTTTTATAAAGGCGATATTATACACCATCAGTTCAGCAATAATTTTAAAATTTATATTTATATACTTAAATATAAGTTTTAATATTTATAGTTTGCCGTTATTAGCTTTATCCATACTATTATTATTAGCTATTTCAATCTGTAGTGGGATAATTATATGTAGTATTACTCTAAGCATAAAACAAGTAGATTCATTTGTATTTTTAGTAACTGGTGCAATTCCATTATTAAGTGGAATCACATTTCCAATTTCAGTTTTGCCACCAAAAATACAAATAATTTCAAAGATTTTACCAACAACTTATGTATTTGATTTAATCAGATATTCTATTCTAAGAAGTAATACTATATTGGATCCATCTATTGAATTAATTCTGGTTTTCTGTTATGTAATTATTCTTATGATTATATCTGTTTTTATATTCAAACAATTAAAAAGAAGGGTTGAAAAATGTGGAACAATTTATATAATGTAAGAGATAGATTTTATTCCCGTAAAAGCGTGAGAGATTATTTAAATATTAAACTCAACATAGATGTAATCAACGTATTAATTGATATAGGATTTAGTGGTCCTGTTTCAGGAGGATTAAAGTGCGTTTTTATAAGAGAAATAAGTAATAGCAAAGAAAAACGTATTTGTTATAAAGGAGCTTATTATCAAGAACATGTTTTAAAGGCCCCACATATTTTTTTAATTGGATGTAATGATTCAATTATTAAAAAAAAATATAATAGAGAGTATGTAAATGTATTTAGTTGTCAAAATTCTGTTATTGCTGCTCAAAACATTATAATAGCTGCACATGAATTTGGATTGGGAACATGCTTTATAGGAGCTATTAGAAAAGATATACTAGTGGAAGGTTTAAATTTGGACAAAGGATACAACCCTTGGTGTATATTATGTCTAGGTTTAAATAGAGGTGATAATATTGAAATATAAAAATATGGATATGATTATAAAATTTGATAAAGATAACAAAAAATTCATTCTCCTAAAAGAAAATAATGAAATAGTAATGGATATCAAGCAGGTTATAGGATGTATTGTAATATTTAAGGAGATTTTGGAAAAAATAAGTGACAAATAATCTTGGATGTTTTAGCAAGATTTTTTGTTCAGAATAAAAATAAAAGTTAAAATATCTATATGCCTGGGAGAGTGTTGAAAAATGATATATAGTTATTTTATAAAAGATATTATTGCTAATAATGATATCAGTGTTTTTTCTGATGCAAATACTATAAGTATGGAACCATTCATTGTTGGAAAAGTTAAGCTAATTATATCAAATTGCAAAATAAATGATTTAAAAGTGGGCGATATCTGTGTAATAATATTTGATACGGGAGAATTGGTATGCCATAGGGTGATTTTTCATAATAAAAATCAGATTATTACAAAAGGAGATAATGGGATATTCTATGATTGGGCAACATCTGAAAAAGATATTGTTGGAATAGTGAGAAAGGTTGTTTATGATTCTTATTATTTAGATATGACTAATAAGAGAAATCGCCTATTAAATGGAATCATGGTAGTATTATCGAAATTAAAAGTTACAAAGAGATATTACATAAATTCATTTCAAAAAACAAAAAATAATATAATATATTTTTTGCAGAAATTTATAACAAAATTATATAAAAAGTCACTAATTTTTGAGAATTCAAATAATACTTAAGTTATTTTTATTATATTTTGTCTGTACTATAATAACTTGATTTGGAGATGATATTGTGAAAATTAAATGTGGAATTATTTTAGAAAATATTAGTTGGTACAATAAGGTCAAAGAACTGTTTAATTCAAACCCTGATTATGAACTTAAAGAAATTACTCTATATTATGATTATCAAAAAATTATAAAGATAAGGTACAAAGACACACATGAATTTTATATTATAATCGGTTCTGGGGCATCAAATGCTGCATCAAATGCAGAGTTTTTAATAAACTTTAACATTAATTTATTGTTGCGTATTGGAACTGTTGGAGCTCTAACAAATACCTTGAAAGTAGGTGATGTTATAAACATCATTGCCGGAATTAAAGGTGAAGGAGTAACAAAATATTATCTTCCTGAGCAAATTCCTGCAATGGCAAATATTAAATTATTTAAAAGTTTGGGTTCATATCTTGAATCTAGGATGACAATAGTTGATGGCATTGTATTTACTACTGCTGCTAGATTCAAAGAGAATATTGAAGAGTTAAAAAAGATGGTTCAATATAATGTAATAGGTATTGAAATGGAGACAGCAGCCATATTTGGAGTCGGATTGGATAGAGGAATTCCCGCTGGAGCATTGTGCATCGTTAGCGATTCTCCTATAAATGATCAATATGATAGGCCAGGAATTATGAACAAAAAAAGCTATAGTATTGTAGAGGGAAAATTCCAGCAATTATTTTTAGAAGTTATAAACTGGACAAATTCAGTAGAGGGTAATAATTTTAATTAAAAGGTTAAATGTTTTAAAGGAAATACTATTTCGCAAAATAAATAATTCTTCGTATTATTATCCTTAATCTATGTGGATAATAATGTAGATAAAACATATTCCAAGTATTTTAAATATCTTTTGAAAAGTGAATATTACTTAAACTACTGCACAGAAATGTGCACAAAAGGATGAGAGCAAAAAAATTGAATATTCATTAAAAAGAAAAATTCTCAATTAAAATCTAACACAAAAATTATTATAAACACTATGAAATTATAATTCTAACATTTAAATTTCACAAAGTGTATTAATTTTACGAAAAACTAAGAAAAAACTTTATAATTAGCGATATTTTATAATAATCGTATATAATTAGATATTATCAATTTACACAAATTTTGGATAGTCCCTGAATTTGATGTTGATATTTAATTAAAAGTTTTATTTTGAATATCCTTTATAGTCCCATTTTGGAACTATATCTCTAAATCTATTCAATATAGTATCAATTTTTAGAATATTGATTTTAAAACCATTTGCAATTAAAAATGCCATTATTTCCCTGTTAGAATGATTATAATTGATAAGTACAAATATTTCTCTTATTGTATCATTAAGTAGAGTTTTATCTCTTAACGTATCTGTTACAAATGTTCCTAACCTCAATATTTCTTTAAGGGTTTCGACTGTTGCGTTTGAATAAAAGCCAGTATCAATTAATTCTTTTAGATATTTTGTTGAAAATATTTTGTAATCATTTTTTATATATTGTTTTCTAAAATCAATTATATTTTCAAAAATTTCATATGCGGAATTATGAACTATATAATCTATCCCATCTTTTTTTAATATTTCAAAACCACTAAGTTCAGGGAATTTTTTATTTATTTTTTCGAAAAATTCAAGATCTTTTTCTAATATTGTGTCATCAATTAAATCTTTATATTTTCTTCTATTAATTATCTTTAAAAATTTTTCTTTTTCTATAACCCCATATAAAAAAACCAGTTCATTTATAAAGAGTCGTTTATAATCCAATTTATTCATTTTTTCAAAAAAATTTTTCTGTTTTTCAATATATTTTTTCACTTCTTCATAAAAAGTGAAACATATTATCCCTTCTTTTTCACTAATATACCCCATACCACAATCTTGCAAAAAATTAGTTATATTAAACTCTTCAATATTTTCTAAAAAATAAAACCCGTTTTTTTTATATTCTTCATATATATTTCTTATATAAGAATATGAGAATAATAGCTCTATAGTTTCTGGATAATTTTTCAATATTACATTTTTAAGTTTAACTACCGATAAATTTATAGGGACTTTATATCGTTCTTTTATCATATTTCTCTCTTCGATAGATAAAAGATTAAGTCCATTATCTATTGTAATACTTTTTATTAATTTTCTTTTTAAAATATTTTTTATTATTTTTTTATTATTATTATTTTCTGAAAATTCAGAAGTTATATACCAGAATGGGGTTTGAGAAAGTAAAACGTCTTTAATATTATCTAATTCTTTAGCTGGAATTTCCTCACCTTCGTACATTTTTTTTACAATTATCTCGAGTGCTTCAGATATTCCATTAGCACCTCCATCATTATAGGCGTCTTCAAGAATATTAATTAATTTTTTTACAACATCTTCTTGTCCAAAAAAATCATTATTGTTATAATTTTCATCTTCGTCATTCTCATTTGTTTCTGTATTAAACATTTTTTTTAATTCTTTATTTAGTTTTTCAATATCAAATTTTTCTGGATCATAATCTTCAGCCCATTCAAGTAATTCTTCATCGGCATCTTCTGGATTATTTAATGCTTCTAAAATAGAATAATACCCACCTATACCGCCACAATCTTCTAAAGGGGCAGCTCTTTCGCCTTTAATACATATAGGATAATTTGCATCTTCATTCTTTTCACCTATTACTTCAATATTTACAATCCAATTGTCTCCAAAATCATATTTGTATTTTATTTTATTTTTAGTTTCCAACACCGTTTCTAGTTTTATAGCTTTATCAAGTTGATTTTTATTGTCAGAAAAAAGTGGCATTTCATTTGGAATATATGAAAATTCAGGAACGATTTTTATATTATCAGTAACTTCAAATTCATAAAGATGAGTATTATCCCAATCAAAAGCTAATTGTATAATATTATGAAGATCAAAAAAATTCATATCCTTTCTTACGGATATTATTCTATAAATTTCTGGTTTTATATTTTCTATTTCGATTTTTAAAATAAAGTTATTTCCCATATTTTTTATCCTTTCTATATAATAATATTTTTTCTCTATATTTATAAATTCATATATTTTTATTACAATACCTTTGATAAACTTTCAAAATAATAATTTCTTCTTTTAATCATTACTACTCTCTACTTTTTATATTATACCATAATTATTATATTTTTATAAAAAATTTGAATTCTTATGACCATGTATATTATATACTATACAAATTTAATCCCTGCAAATCAAAATGCCAGGAATTTATTTCCCGGCATTTTTAATATTATTTATTTTTTCTGGTATAATTCCATATTAACAACAAAATAATCCATTAAGAATTTAAAAATCAAAATACCCATGGATTGCTTATATGTGAAATGTGAAAAATATCCATAAATATAAAATACAACACCATATAAAAAAACAGAAATTATAAAATTCTTAAAATTTCTCTTATTCTTTTTCGTTCCCATATATTTTTCTCTGATTATTGCAATTATTATAATCATAATACTGGTTAATAAAAATTTAAGAGATATAATAGAAGGATATTTATATGTAAAAGGAAATTTTGTAGTCAAAAAACTTGGCATCAGATACCAATAAAAAAAAATTCAAAAATAGTGTATAATATTGTAGCTTTATCTTTCTTAACCAATAAAAATATTTTTTTTATATCAATCACCTCAATAAGTATATAATACTTTTTTAAATTCTATTTTAGTTGAAAAAATTTCGTATCCTGCTATATAAAAATCAATGTTATATAATCCTAAAAATTTTTGTGTATTTTGTTTAAATACTACTGTAATGTTTTTATTTGGATTTGTGAAATCTGGAGATATAACATTATAATATGCATTATATATTATATCACCTTTTGTTAATACACAAAATATCGGTAGATTCTTATTCATTTATTATTTTAATTCAAAAATTTTTATTCTCGATATCAACAGTGTTAAAATAATTTTCCAATGTTTTTTATATTATATAATGTATTTTACTATATATATTGAATAATAAGATATGTTTTAGAAATATTTATTTTTTCTTTGATATATTGTATATTATATAATACACTTTATATATCGTTGTTATAAATTATGTATTACATATTATACAATATATAACATATTTATATTAAAACAATTTTACAAACATGGATTATCAAAACTTATATAATATATAGTTATATTCTAATATATAAAATTCTAGTATATTTTATATAGATAAATTATATTTATAATATGACATATGGAAGATATACAGTTTATAAAATATATACAATGTATAAAATTACTTCTGAAAAAACTGTGTATTTTCAAAAAAGTATATCATTTATTTTAAAAATTACTACTTTTATAAACGCTAAAAATACATAATAACGTCTATTTTATGCTTTATTAAGGCTTTTTTATTAACTTCGGTAAATTTTGATTTACCGAAGTAAGGGGAGGAGATTATCAATCTATACTGCTAAAAAATTTATTTATTTAAAATCTGCGATTTTAGACACTATAAAAAAATCGGATGATTATTTTATCATCCGATTAATAAAACACCTTTTATATCTCAAAATTCTTTTTAAGAAAATGTTACACACAAATTATTTATAATTTAATGAATACCATCACTATTCTTTAAAATTTTCCATCCTTTTTCGGCTGTGAATTCAATGAGAATTACTTTTTCTTCTTCTA from Marinitoga hydrogenitolerans DSM 16785 encodes the following:
- a CDS encoding S24/S26 family peptidase, producing the protein MIYSYFIKDIIANNDISVFSDANTISMEPFIVGKVKLIISNCKINDLKVGDICVIIFDTGELVCHRVIFHNKNQIITKGDNGIFYDWATSEKDIVGIVRKVVYDSYYLDMTNKRNRLLNGIMVVLSKLKVTKRYYINSFQKTKNNIIYFLQKFITKLYKKSLIFENSNNT
- a CDS encoding phosphorylase family protein, which produces MKIKCGIILENISWYNKVKELFNSNPDYELKEITLYYDYQKIIKIRYKDTHEFYIIIGSGASNAASNAEFLINFNINLLLRIGTVGALTNTLKVGDVINIIAGIKGEGVTKYYLPEQIPAMANIKLFKSLGSYLESRMTIVDGIVFTTAARFKENIEELKKMVQYNVIGIEMETAAIFGVGLDRGIPAGALCIVSDSPINDQYDRPGIMNKKSYSIVEGKFQQLFLEVINWTNSVEGNNFN
- a CDS encoding plasmid pRiA4b ORF-3 family protein — its product is MGNNFILKIEIENIKPEIYRIISVRKDMNFFDLHNIIQLAFDWDNTHLYEFEVTDNIKIVPEFSYIPNEMPLFSDNKNQLDKAIKLETVLETKNKIKYKYDFGDNWIVNIEVIGEKNEDANYPICIKGERAAPLEDCGGIGGYYSILEALNNPEDADEELLEWAEDYDPEKFDIEKLNKELKKMFNTETNENDEDENYNNNDFFGQEDVVKKLINILEDAYNDGGANGISEALEIIVKKMYEGEEIPAKELDNIKDVLLSQTPFWYITSEFSENNNNKKIIKNILKRKLIKSITIDNGLNLLSIEERNMIKERYKVPINLSVVKLKNVILKNYPETIELLFSYSYIRNIYEEYKKNGFYFLENIEEFNITNFLQDCGMGYISEKEGIICFTFYEEVKKYIEKQKNFFEKMNKLDYKRLFINELVFLYGVIEKEKFLKIINRRKYKDLIDDTILEKDLEFFEKINKKFPELSGFEILKKDGIDYIVHNSAYEIFENIIDFRKQYIKNDYKIFSTKYLKELIDTGFYSNATVETLKEILRLGTFVTDTLRDKTLLNDTIREIFVLINYNHSNREIMAFLIANGFKINILKIDTILNRFRDIVPKWDYKGYSK